ATGTGGACATTTCATGTCCTTTATGTTCAAACAGATGCATGTCATAACTTTCTGGATATGATGCAACATACCATAAATCCTGACACATACTAGGGAGTAGGAAATTGCAGTAGGTTCAAATTCAGCTCGATGGGTGTGATTGTAAGACAAAGCTGGGCCTTCTGTATTTAGAGAATTGATTTTCCTAAGTTTATATTACAATGTGGTGGTTTAGATTTATCTTCCTTTTATTTACTATCAACCTGGCTTTCTTGAGATTGACTTTATAGGATCAAAAGacaattgtttttattgttgtatacttattgtatatttataacaatataaattgttatttatttgttcaacttCATAGTAGGTTTAATAGTGGTTGTTCATGTGATTGTTTTTTAAGTCTTCACCATCAGTGGTTGTCTCTGCCTGTTTACGGTGTTTAGAGGTGTTTAGTGGTGGTTGCCTCCTGTGGGGGGGGAGTTCAGTGAGGGGATCATGCAGTCCTGTCTGTTGTATTGGAGGCTGCCCATGGTTGGCTGCTAAGCTgcgttttaaaatttataaactagATCTACATAGTCTAAAATGCAAAATGGGGGAAGGAACAGGGAAAAGAGGCCTTTTTAGTTGGAATTAACAGTTTTCAAGGCAAAAGAGCCAGTTTGGTTTTGCTCAATTTTAAGAGATGACTCCACTTCCTGGTCCTCGTTGTGGTGCATGTAATAGTCTTCGGTAAGAGGAGGTTTATCTAGAACTCTTAACAAGTCATTTTTATGGGAGCGGGTATCTTCACTGTAGCAGATGTCACGGTCTTTccgaggctggtggtgggtagtGGCGGGTGTAATCCTCCTGTCATTAGTGTCCCCCGCGGGCCTTCACTGTGTTGCAGCCCAGATACACCGGCCCGGTTGTTGCAGAGATTGAAGTATATGGTTTAGGCCTTTGTCATTTGGGCACAGATTTTGATTGATCTCACATTTATTTTTGGCCATGTGAGTGCTTGTGAATGATACACTTTGCTTTCCAAAGCGTGCTAAATTTTGACAAACTTTCTTAGGCATTTGACCTAGAGCCCagaccttttattttctttaaagattaagTTGTGCTTGCTACCCTCTAGTGGTAGCTGGCCCAATCTTAagacagacttcttttccctggtgGTTGGGGAAATTGGCAATTTCAATTGGCTGAGTTTTCTAAATCAGTTATCCTGAAGCAGTGGGTTATCCCAGCCAGTGTCTGTAGGTCCAGCTTTAGTCTGCCGGTTCCTGCTTGTTGCAGACATGCTGGGAGAACAGAAAGTTGCCCTTGCATGTCAGTCTGTTAGGATCTTTCCTGTGATTGAGGCAAAGGAAGGACTGAACCTGGGACACCAAATTCTGCCgtactcagaaaacaaaaacaaaacctagaaaCAGGACACACGTGTTATAAAAAGCTTCCAAAACTTCAGTCAGTCTCAAAATAGCATGTGGTGTGTTCTGTCCTTTCTGATGTACCCCAGCACtgatacaaaaattattttctgctttccaaaaaaaagtttgaaaaaatcAAGAACACTTGATGTCACCTTGTCTTACTTGTGTACTTGAGCTGTCttcttacagaaatattttttgtttctgctttaagataaaaatgatgatggaggaaaaataaagcatcttACATCCTCAAGAGAATGTAGTTATTGTGGGAAGTTTTTCCGTTCAAATTATTACCTCAATATTCATCTCAGAACGCATACAGGTAAGGAACTTCCtagattttcttaattcttaCTAGCTCAAAGAATTACGATGTAGCTTTGTGTCTTGGCTTCTTTTTATATTGTTCAAATATTCTGTTAGGCCTCTGCAATAGTTTAATAGTAAGTGTGTAGTATGTTGATGGCAGCTCTCATTTTAAGTCTGTTAGTGTCCGTGTAACTTGAACTATTTCTGTTTTGAAGTTAGTTTCTTCTTACTTAGTTTCTGACTACTGTATCTATCCTCTTACCTTATTAAAACCTCTTCAATGTTTTTTAATGCCACAGCTGCTTCTATATTAACTGTTATGATTTAGAAGGCAATGAGAATGtattcagtattttctttagGTTTAGAAGCGGCTGTAACATAGTTACGGTTCCGGAGGCTGGGCAGACTTGAACGGTCTGTCTTCCACTCACTGGCTGTGCAGCCCTTCTGTGCCCAGTCTTCCTAGCTGTAAAAGGATAATGATACCCTGTGCCATAGGGCTATGATGAAggttaaataagtttaaaatgtgCTATGTTTAAAAAAGTCGAAGACATGTATTTGCATTTTCGAGTATTCAGTAGAGTAAGGGTGATTAAGTGAGCAACTTGAGAAAAATCCTGGATACACAGATttgtagagagagaagggaaaagttAAGACCCTATATTTTATATTCCCTCCTGGCAGTTAATTTTAGTTTCCAAAGatggattttgatgtttttcaTGACCCCGTGTGTGACACAGCGGCATTTCTTGTTTCAGGTGAAAAACCATACAAATGTGAATTCTGTGACTATGCTGCAGCGCAGAAGACGTCTCTGCGGTATCACTTGGAGAGACATCACAAGGACAAGCAGATCGATATTGCCGCCGAAGTCAAGACCGATGGGAAAAACCAGGAGACCGAAGATGCACTACTAGCCGCTGACGGTGCGCAAaccaaaaatttgaaaagattttttgatGGTGCCAAAGATGTTAAAGGCAGCCCACCTTCAAAGCAACTTAAGGGGACGGCCTCTACCTTTCAGAATGTTCTGGGCAACGCTGTCCTCTCACCAGTACACCGAGATACTCAGGATTtcaataaaaatgcaactgatgacAGTACTGAGAAAATGGGCAAAGCGCCCGCCCCCTCGTACGTGGACGTGTTGCAGAAGAGGGCGCCAGGGGACCCTCAGCCCCCGGAGCCGGCGTGTAGGGAGGAGGCGGGGGTCCCTGCGCGCGAGGACGGCAGTGCGGCCCACGGTGCTGGCGGCGGCCCCAGGGAGAAGCCGGCGGGGACGGTGGCCGACGGCAAGCACAAGCCCGGCGGGGACTGTCAGGAGAAACCTCTGAACCTGTCCCTCGGAGCGCTTCACGGCTGCCCGGCCATTTCTCTGAGCAAGAGTTTGATCCCAGGGATCACCTGCCCGTTTTGTACCTTCAAGACCTTTTATCCCGAGGTTTTGATGATGCACCAGAGGCTGGAGCACAAATACAATCCCGACATCCACAAAAACTGCCGGAGCAAGTCCCTGCTGCGCAGCCGGCGCACGGGCTGCCCGCCCGCGCTGCTGGGGAAGGACGTGGCCCCGCTGGCGCACTTCCCCAAGCCCCGGGCCCGGCCCGCGCCCGCGCCGCCTGCCAAGGCCGCACCCGCCGACCGCGACCGCGGGAAGCCGGGCCCCGCCGCGCCCGCcaggcccccgccgcccccggggCTCGACCCCAGCACTTTAGCGCCCAGCAACCTGAAGGCACCCCGGCCGCCGCACCAGCACCTGCACCCGCAGCCGGGCGGGGCGCAGGGGGCCGCCCGGCAGGCCGAGCCAGCCCTCCCggagaggggcaggaggcccGAGGCCAAGCCCCGGGCGCCCGGCGCCTCCGCCCCGTCGGGCCCCGGCGCCGCCAACGGCTGTGCGGAGCGCCCCTGGGCACCGCGGGGCCGCGACCCCCAGAGCGGACGCCCCGCCGAGCCCGGAGAGCCGCTGCCCAAGCGGCCGCGACCCGACGCCGAGCCGCCGGCGCCCGCCTTCCGCCGGGCCTTCGAGCTGCCCAAGTACCACGTGGTGCGCGGCCTGCAGTCGCTGCTGCCCGGCGAGTGCGTgtgcccgccgcccgccgcgctGCCGCCCAAGCCCCGCGCCTCGCCCGCGCCGCTCTTCGCCTGCGGGCCCGCCGCCGAAGGTGAGCCCTGGCCCGGAGGGATGGGCCCACCCCGGCCTGGGGACTGGCTTTCCAAGCCCCCCACGAGCCCCCGGCCTCACTGACCGTCCCGGGCCCGTCCGGTCTGGGGTGGTCTATTCTGGGGTCGGAGCTGGGGTGAGGTCTCTGCTCCCCACGCTGAGGTCCTTCGGAGCCGGACCTCGGCTCCTTGGCCCTTGGCTGTGTATGCGGCTGCCAGTGTCCGTGCTAACAGGTGGCACCTTGCAGTGACCCTCCTGTCCCCCTCTTCCCAGGGAGCATGGGCCCTCCACCCACCAGGAACAGAAAGTGTAGGAACCCCAGTGAACAGTCTTTTGACCAGTTTGGATGTTCTAGACTCACGCTGCCTTATTTTTAGCCTTTGTTAAACATTAAGTGCATTTGAAGAGGGACACCCTATCCCTGAAATGGATAAATTGTTAAAGTAGATTTACTTTGGAGTTCTCCGCGTGGAAATGTTCTCAgagcccctgcttcctcctgaCTGCACTCCCTCCAGGATGTGTGGTGCAGACCTGGGCATGTAAAGAGGTAGATCAGGGTGTCCCAGGACCTTTCCCACTTGGCAGACTTGAAGAAACCACTTCCTTTGTCGGATGTAAGTCCTGCTGGTGTGTGCAGCTCCAAAGAGAAATCTGTTTGAAACCTCTCAGTTTGTATTAATTTCCAATTGAGGGTTCTGTGGGTGACAATACTCTTATCAAGGATAGCTTGATGCCATTTGATCTGGCAGGGacagcaaattaaaaaacaattgatTTCACACACACCAgtgaatttcataaaaattgtgATAGAATACTAATTTTTGCagtttttttattaaaactatttttcttcttacCAGATCTTAAAATGTTTAGGAGTCAAAACTTAGCCTTAACTTGAAGAGTCTGGGCTCTGTGTTgaaatcaaaattcttttttatttatttattttattttatttttatatttttagagaatatttttaagtattcttaaTCTCAGATTCATAGCCCCGAGGTtgagagttgcacactccaccgactgagccagccaggtgacctggaaaaacccttttttaaaatcagcatttttttctccttttccccacaGTTTTGGTTTCTGATGCACATaagtttaaaatactttatgctaccattttttctttttctgtgcctaAACCCTAGGTCTTGACTTTTTAGTTCTTACTAACCACGGCGTAGGACTTAGCCCTATTTTAGCTTTAGTGACTTGAAATTTTATATTAGCAAATATCCTCAGGgcacttaaaaatgtttcagtgGTAATTTGCAACATGCACACAACTGGTGTGATCTGGTCCCATTACCAGTCCGGAATTGTCAGAGTTGACTGACGTCTGAGAATCCACAAACACCTTCTCAGTTACTGAACTTTATTCTAAacactttttcacatttttttttccaaacaggaAAAAGGCCTGTGTCATACCAACACTTGTCTAGCAGCATGCTACAAAAGAGAAACTATGAGAATTTTATTGGGAATGCACATTATCGACCAAATGACAAAAAAACCTGATTTCCTATTTTGGGTAAGAAAGGTGAGCCTATATGATGTGTTGATTTTACTTAATTGAAATAAACCACCTAGTTTATCATGTAGAATGTAAAgtgaaattacttttatttatatacttaacaagatttatttatcttagaacaggagagcacagtggggaggggaggaaggggggggggagagaatctcagcggagcccaacgtggggctcgatctcgtgaCTCTGAGATGCAActtgatctgaaaccaagagtcaggatgcttaatggactgtgtcactcaggtgcccctaattttaattttaaagtgtttCCAGACTTGGAGTGGCTCAGGGTCTGTGGGTATCTGTGATGATGATAGGAGCAATAATATCAGTAGCAACTGGGATTTACTAAGCATTTATTTTATGCTCTGCCTTGAAGGGGTTTATAATTCTGACCTCACTCAGGCCTTCCCACAGCAGGGGACACCAGGCCAGGCATTAGCACCCCGTTCTGTCTAGGAAGCCTTACTGGTACACTGCTGCATCCGTTCCTGTACTGTTGGCGGCTTCGGTGCCGCATTAGCAGAGCT
This genomic interval from Mustela lutreola isolate mMusLut2 chromosome 9, mMusLut2.pri, whole genome shotgun sequence contains the following:
- the ZNF217 gene encoding zinc finger protein 217; the protein is MLLTSLTSGLIPIPEIPPPDSNFIYNPKVPGNMPTQSLLVYMDGPEVIGSPLGTQTELDDAVSIKGTSTVPFRATQEKNIIQIEGYMPLDCMFCNQTFTHSEDLNKHVLMQHRPILCEPAVLRVEAEYLSPLDKSQVRAEPPKDKNCKENEEFSCEVCGQTFRVAFDVEIHMKKHKDSFTYGCSVCGRRFKEPWFLKNHMRTHTGKSGAKSRVQQGAESPATINEVVQEPAAESLASPYKICMVCGFLFPDKESLLEHRKMHTKEPASGAAAGPRADAPPGGTAPPGDELLQFLRLRPASHPESGRRPPKWIPQLDPFTTYQAWQLATKGKVAVCREVKEQPGQDGSTDNDDSCSEKEELLEIWGAGKSHADGAGRARAGRGGCAGLAQDKEKPRAGGGEVPSAEAEPKLSGSKEKPTHCAECGKAFRTYHQLVLHSRVHKKERRADAESPPMAADGRQPRTCSPDLPAGLDENGAVEREGGSEDGSEDGLPEGLHLDKNDDGGKIKHLTSSRECSYCGKFFRSNYYLNIHLRTHTGEKPYKCEFCDYAAAQKTSLRYHLERHHKDKQIDIAAEVKTDGKNQETEDALLAADGAQTKNLKRFFDGAKDVKGSPPSKQLKGTASTFQNVLGNAVLSPVHRDTQDFNKNATDDSTEKMGKAPAPSYVDVLQKRAPGDPQPPEPACREEAGVPAREDGSAAHGAGGGPREKPAGTVADGKHKPGGDCQEKPLNLSLGALHGCPAISLSKSLIPGITCPFCTFKTFYPEVLMMHQRLEHKYNPDIHKNCRSKSLLRSRRTGCPPALLGKDVAPLAHFPKPRARPAPAPPAKAAPADRDRGKPGPAAPARPPPPPGLDPSTLAPSNLKAPRPPHQHLHPQPGGAQGAARQAEPALPERGRRPEAKPRAPGASAPSGPGAANGCAERPWAPRGRDPQSGRPAEPGEPLPKRPRPDAEPPAPAFRRAFELPKYHVVRGLQSLLPGECVCPPPAALPPKPRASPAPLFACGPAAEGKRPVSYQHLSSSMLQKRNYENFIGNAHYRPNDKKT